The following coding sequences lie in one Pseudomonas sp. B33.4 genomic window:
- a CDS encoding COX15/CtaA family protein has translation MAKPGFRLALFATLLALIVVLLGAYTRLTHAGLGCPDWPGCYGFISVPKSEAQLAHAELHYPDSPVEAHKGWNEMIHRYFAGTLGLLISILAGRAWVNRRHPGQPLKLPLFLLAVVFAQAAFGMWTVTLKLWPQVVTGHLLGGFATLSLLFLLTLRLSGVLPALTVPKRLQYWATAGLLLVIGQIALGGWVSSNYAAVACIDFPTCHGQWLPAADFANGFHLTQHIGPNYLGGQLDSDARTAIHLTHRIGALLVTLVLLGLAWQLKVVGMTRLAGLVLVALAAQITLGISNVLFHLPLPVAVAHNAGGAALLLTMVLVNYHARTSLVRVKQPVLARWRLSPRKHAAAPITIKGETPWRF, from the coding sequence ATGGCCAAACCTGGATTTCGCCTCGCGCTGTTTGCCACCCTGCTGGCACTGATTGTGGTGCTGCTCGGCGCCTATACGCGCCTGACCCACGCCGGCCTCGGCTGCCCGGACTGGCCGGGCTGCTACGGTTTTATCAGCGTGCCGAAAAGCGAAGCCCAACTGGCCCATGCCGAACTGCATTACCCCGACTCGCCGGTCGAGGCGCACAAGGGCTGGAACGAGATGATCCATCGCTACTTCGCCGGCACCCTCGGCCTGCTGATTTCGATTCTCGCCGGGCGTGCCTGGGTCAATCGTCGTCATCCGGGGCAGCCGTTGAAGCTGCCGCTGTTCCTGCTGGCGGTGGTGTTTGCGCAAGCGGCGTTCGGCATGTGGACGGTGACGCTGAAGCTTTGGCCGCAAGTGGTCACCGGGCATTTGCTCGGCGGGTTTGCCACGTTGAGCCTGCTGTTTTTGCTGACGTTGCGATTATCCGGCGTACTGCCAGCGCTGACGGTGCCCAAGCGTTTGCAATATTGGGCGACGGCGGGGCTATTGTTGGTGATTGGCCAGATCGCGCTGGGTGGCTGGGTCAGTTCCAATTACGCGGCGGTGGCCTGCATCGACTTCCCGACCTGTCATGGGCAATGGTTGCCAGCGGCAGATTTCGCCAACGGTTTTCACCTGACTCAGCACATCGGCCCGAATTATCTCGGCGGGCAACTCGACAGTGATGCGCGCACGGCGATTCACCTGACCCACCGGATCGGCGCTTTGCTGGTGACCTTGGTTTTGCTCGGCCTGGCCTGGCAATTGAAAGTGGTCGGCATGACCCGCCTGGCCGGTCTGGTGTTGGTCGCCCTCGCCGCACAGATCACCCTCGGTATCAGCAACGTGCTGTTCCATCTGCCATTGCCGGTGGCGGTCGCGCATAACGCTGGTGGTGCGGCGCTGTTGCTGACGATGGTGCTGGTCAACTATCACGCGCGCACCAGTCTGGTTCGGGTTAAACAACCGGTGCTGGCGCGCTGGCGCCTTAGCCCGCGCAAACACGCGGCCGCGCCCATCACCATAAAAGGAGAAACGCCGTGGCGATTCTGA
- a CDS encoding SURF1 family protein → MKRFRPGVIPTVVVALLLPLLVSLGFWQLSRGAEKTALLASYAERRAAEPMASSELLNSADPAYRRVHLHGQFDAAHSLLLDNRQRNGKVGVELLQPFQDQRTGQWLLVNRGWLPWPDRRVPPQFTTPTEAFNVDAWVYVAPGATFQLHADPVSSTWPQTITAVEPAKLWKTLDRDGFAYELRAEPGPASYEADWPVVAMGPEKHLGYAVQWFAMATALLGLYVYLGLHNAKEKHHGNGHESTQHV, encoded by the coding sequence ATGAAGCGTTTTCGTCCGGGCGTGATACCGACCGTGGTGGTGGCGTTGTTGCTGCCCTTGCTGGTGTCGCTGGGCTTCTGGCAACTGAGCCGGGGCGCCGAGAAAACCGCCCTGCTCGCGAGTTACGCCGAACGCCGCGCGGCCGAACCGATGGCAAGCAGCGAACTGCTGAATAGCGCCGATCCGGCTTATCGCCGCGTGCATTTGCACGGCCAGTTCGATGCCGCGCACAGTTTGCTGCTGGATAACCGTCAGCGTAACGGCAAGGTCGGCGTCGAGCTGCTGCAACCGTTTCAGGATCAACGCACCGGCCAATGGCTGCTGGTCAATCGCGGCTGGTTACCGTGGCCGGATCGCCGCGTGCCGCCGCAATTCACCACGCCCACTGAGGCATTCAATGTCGACGCCTGGGTCTACGTCGCCCCCGGCGCGACCTTCCAGTTGCACGCCGATCCGGTCAGCAGCACCTGGCCGCAAACCATCACCGCCGTCGAGCCGGCCAAGCTGTGGAAAACCCTCGATCGTGACGGCTTCGCCTACGAATTACGCGCCGAACCCGGCCCGGCCAGCTACGAGGCCGATTGGCCGGTGGTTGCCATGGGCCCGGAAAAACACCTCGGTTACGCCGTGCAGTGGTTCGCAATGGCCACCGCCCTGCTCGGCCTCTACGTCTATTTGGGCTTGCACAACGCAAAGGAGAAACACCATGGGAACGGCCATGAATCCACCCAGCATGTCTGA
- a CDS encoding cytochrome c oxidase subunit 3: MATHEHYFVPAQSKWPIIATFGMAITVYGLAVWFNDLKAARPESHGPYIFFVGGLLLAYMLFGWFGTVIKESRAGLYSAQLDRSFRWGMSWFIFSEVMFFVAFFGALFYVRHVSGPALGGEGTKGIAHMLWPNFQFTWPLLHTPDPKLFPPPKEVISPWGLPLINTILLVSSSVTITIAHHALKKGHRGALKIWLAITVLLGCAFLGFQAEEYMHAYHELGLTLGSGIYGATFFMLTGFHGAHVTIGTIILFVMLMRIMKGHFDNEHQFGFEAASWYWHFVDVVWIGLFIFVYVL, encoded by the coding sequence ATGGCAACTCATGAGCACTATTTCGTTCCGGCCCAGAGCAAATGGCCGATCATTGCCACTTTCGGCATGGCCATTACTGTGTACGGCCTCGCTGTCTGGTTCAACGATCTGAAGGCGGCGCGCCCGGAATCCCACGGCCCGTACATCTTTTTCGTCGGTGGCCTGTTGCTGGCGTACATGCTGTTCGGCTGGTTCGGTACGGTGATCAAGGAAAGCCGCGCGGGGCTTTACAGCGCGCAGCTGGATCGCTCGTTTCGCTGGGGCATGAGTTGGTTCATCTTCTCCGAGGTGATGTTCTTCGTCGCCTTCTTCGGCGCGCTGTTTTACGTGCGACACGTCTCCGGCCCGGCGCTCGGCGGGGAAGGCACCAAAGGCATCGCGCACATGCTCTGGCCGAACTTCCAGTTCACCTGGCCGCTGCTGCACACGCCGGATCCGAAACTGTTCCCGCCGCCGAAAGAAGTCATCAGCCCCTGGGGCCTGCCGCTGATCAACACGATCCTGCTGGTCAGCTCCAGCGTGACCATTACCATCGCCCACCATGCCTTGAAGAAAGGCCATCGCGGCGCGCTGAAAATCTGGCTGGCGATCACCGTGCTGCTCGGCTGCGCGTTTCTCGGTTTCCAGGCCGAGGAATACATGCACGCCTACCACGAACTGGGGCTGACCCTCGGTTCGGGCATTTATGGCGCAACGTTCTTCATGCTCACCGGGTTCCACGGTGCCCACGTGACCATCGGCACGATCATTCTGTTTGTGATGCTGATGCGCATCATGAAGGGCCACTTCGACAACGAGCACCAGTTCGGCTTCGAAGCGGCTAGCTGGTATTGGCACTTCGTCGACGTGGTCTGGATCGGCCTGTTTATCTTCGTTTACGTGCTCTGA
- a CDS encoding twin transmembrane helix small protein, with protein sequence MLKTAIVLMLIATVISLFSGLFFLVKDDSSSNRLVIALSVRVALAAATVGLIAWGFYSGQLVSHAPW encoded by the coding sequence ATGCTCAAAACAGCGATCGTCCTGATGCTGATTGCCACGGTGATCAGCCTGTTCAGCGGCCTGTTTTTCCTGGTCAAGGACGACAGCAGTTCCAATCGCCTGGTCATCGCCTTGAGTGTTCGGGTGGCATTGGCCGCCGCCACTGTCGGCTTGATCGCCTGGGGTTTCTACAGCGGCCAATTGGTGTCGCATGCACCTTGGTAG